CCCACCCAGGCCTTGACCTCTGCTGGTCTGACCCTGGGTAACAGCATGGCAGCCCCCACAGGCACAGGGTTCTCCCTTGGGGGAGCACTGTCCACCCAGAGCACAGCAGCCCCTTCTGGAGGAGGGTTCAGCTTTGGTGCTAGTGGGAGCCTAGGGGGTGCCATGactcagcaacaacagcagcagcagcaacaacagcagcagcagcaacaacagcagcagcagcagcaacaacagcagcagcagcagcagcaacaacagcagcagcagcaactacagcagcagcaactacaacagcagcagcaacaacaaccagCAGCCAGTGGATTCTCCCTTGGGGGTAGTGCTGCTGCCCAACCTACTGCTGGGTTTTCTTTTGGGGCAGCAAAGGCGCAGGTGACCACAACGGCCCCCAGTGCAACTGGTGGGGGATTCTCGTTTGGGAATAGCACTGCCCTTGCAACCAGCCAACCCGCAGCTACACTTTCCCTTGGTGCTCCAGCAACAGGTGCGTATCTTTCCTTTCAGCGCAGCGGTCTTGAGTAGATAAACCGAGTTCATAGTTGTCACACTTCTTTCACCAATGAAACACCTTTTGAGACTTGCATTACTTTTGGGGTTGTTGAAAACTAAAACCCAAATTAATAAACCGTTAGTGTTCAAAATGAAGAATTGCATGGTGACAGTTGTGATCCCCCCGCCCCCCTTGAAAAATGTCAACACCCCTGTTATTCTAATAAAAATATTGCTGCTGTATCTTTCGGCAATAGGATGtttaacatatatttttgttttccagaagCAAAACAGAccttttagtgtttttttgtttttcccaaATGGTATATCTTCTTAAAGAAGTTTAGTTTGAGTTTTTgtgaatttattttaatgtattgaaatatatatatatatataattattattattattattattttttagggcTTACTTTGGGATCCTTAGTACCAGCTCCAACTGCAGCAACGGCCTCAGGGACCACAACCCAGGGGACAGGCATGTTATTTGGAGCCAAACCCCAAGGTAGGATTTCATTCTTTTAGAAATGtagtttatatacaaaaatagaaaACACTTGAATAGGTAACAGTAGGGAAGTTACATCATTTTTAAATAGACTTTGGTGCCCCCAAACTGCCATTAGTCCACATCAGTAAACCACCACACAACTGGAAGTCTCCTCTCTTAGAATGGTGGGAGATATTCAGGTGAGGAATGAAGACTAAAACAAGGAACCATCATAAATGTACCCTTGTCCTTCCTGTTTCATGAGCACTCAGATCTTCTTGTGTAGGAAAATATGGGTgtattttgcagtatttttttagcTCGCTGGTTTTCTGTTTCAATCAGCCCTAGCGTccgctgcctccaccaccaccctgGCCAGCACATCATTAGGGTCCTCTCTCTTCGCTTCATCAGCCCCCGTCTCATCAGCTCCCTCCAGTTTCACACGTGAGTTTGCATGACTACTCTCCCATGTCTTGCTATCAGACTGCAGATTATTGTAGTCAAGTGATGCCAGCATATGAATAGATGCAGGCAAAAATGTATATGACTGATGGAACGAGTGAATCTACGTGCTGAGTTTTCTTTGGGAGTTAATATGGAAGTGAttctataatatattttaatcaaaacactTCCTAATAATGCATTGTTTTTCTCCCTCTGAAGTTGGGTCTACAGCTGCCCCTACAGCTACTTcttcagcagcagcatcagcaggaGGAGGTTTGGGGTTCATGCAGAAGCCTCTGGGGGTCACCACAGCAGCCAGCACTGCTCTTTCAGGTAATAGTTGTGAGATACTGACACTGGAGAGTGTTACCCAGTTGTACAGCTGGGAGTGATATAATGTATGATGGAGCTCAACTGTCAGTTTTCTAGCTTCAATGGGTTAAATTTCAAGCTATAGTCCATGTAAATGTTTGCATGAATAGGAACCATCTCCTTCATTGTTGTTCATCTGTGTAGCAGCTGCAGTTTGTGAACAGGACTGGATGACTTGTAGTTCAAACCACCAGAGCTACAGTGTTTTTTGTACTGTAGGCCACATTTGCATTTAATAAAGGTGTACTGTTTCAGCTGCTGCCCCCACAGGTGCTGTCACCGGGTTCTCCCTCGGAAtgaaacctgcaggattgggcaCTATTGGCACCACAGCTCCCCccgccaccaccaccatcacagcAACTGCAGCCTCAACAGCCAGGTACTACTGCAATGATGCTTTTACCTTTCCCCTGTGTGTATGTCTTTGAACTGCAGGGCCCAGTTCTTAGACTCACCTTATTTCTTGTAAATTTGCTGTAGCTTCTCTTGTTACGTGAAATGTATggattggtattattattattgttatgcatTATGCCTTTACTGTTCATGTCTTCCTCCAGTGCCCCACCAGTAATGACATATGCCCAGCTGGAGAACCTGATAAACAAGTGGAGTCTGGAGCTAGAAGACCAGGAGAGGCACTTCCTGCAGCAGGCAACGCAGGTCAATGCCTGGGACCGCATGCTTATCGAGAACGGAGAGAAGGTAAAAAAAGAGGAGAGTGCTCTCATTTACTCATGCTGCACATTAAAAGCAACACCTTAATTTGTTATGTTGAGTCCGCTAGTTCCACTAACAGAATTCCTTATTCATCTAAAACATCTGCTTTAACTCTCCATCAGTGGCTGTATTACAATTTGTAAATagtttttcattgtatttatacattttagtTCATTTTATAGCATTGTCATTATCACTCTATATTTATCAATGACAATGTATTCTGTTTGCCCCGCCTAGATCACATCTCTACACAGAGAGGTTGAGAAAGTGAAGCTTGACCAGCGAAGGTAATGTTAGTTTTGCTTTGTAGCCATTAGCACATATTTTGTGTTGATAGACACATATTTGTAGTGTGCAGTTGTGTTGATTACCCTTTATGTGTGTTCAGGCTGGACCAGGAGATGGATTTCATCCTGTCTCAGCAGAAAGAGCTGGAAGATCTGCTGACACCCCTGGAGGAGTCTGTGAAGGAGCAGAACGGGACCATCTACATGCAGAATGCAGACGAGGAGCGAGAGAAAACGTAGGTTTGAGATCTGGAGTTCCAGTCCTGCTTTGTAGGTTAAGCTGGACGGTTATATATACCAGCATGTGCCATCCTTTGTAAGCAACTCAACACGGGTGCCTTGCTCGATTGGAAACTTGgtggggtttttatttatttaggttcaTATTTTTGTCCCAATCTTTCCAGATACAAGCTGGCAGAGAACATAGATGCCCAGTTGAAGAGAATGTCCCAGGACCTGAAGGAAATCATTGAACACGTCAACACATCCAGCAGCTCCTCTGAAACCAGTGACCCGGTATCCGGGGGATTTAATGTGAGAATAATCTGCagatgttgtctttttttttttttttttttttgtttcctaatCTGGGCCACATCTTTTAAGGGTTtaaatgttgttgttatttttaaacttgGGAGATAAGGGGGATCATCTGAAAAGAATTTCTGTATGAGATGCAAACAATATGATTGAGCTATCTGAAATATTTAGTTAATAATTCAGTTCGGCAATTTAATGCTCCAATGGATACACTGAGTagtagaaaacacattttaaatagattttgcGATCTGAAATTTAGTctgcttttttaaaactgtttaaatgttttctttcagcttctgCAAATCTGCAAAATTCTGAATGCACACATGGATTCACTTCAGTGGATAGACCAAAATTCAGGTaagttggttttatttttaatagaacTATTTATCAGTGAGCTGTAGGAAAACAAAACTGGATCGTAATGTAAAGCAAAAGGGCTTTTAAAAACActagctgattttttttttaatatctgttaTTGCTTTGTGAGCCAAACAAACATTTGGGTCAAATATTGTTTGAGGGTAATAGTTTGCGTCTGGTAATAGTGTAAAAGGGGAGAACAACAACTTTGTATTGAGATTAGTGCCGTATCATTCTTTAGAACATGTGGTTACCCGTCATGTCCCTCATTACTGGGACGTTGATAAACATGCAAACAGTCataaaaccacatttaaaaaaaaaatgagtattGAATGTATATTGTTCAGATATAGAAGCCTATGGGAAGTTGTGGATtaatattgtgtgtttgtttgttttttttttccagtgttgcTGCAGAGGCGAGTGGAAGAGGTGTCCAAGCTCTGTGAAGGTCGTCGCAAGGAACAAGAAAAAAACTTTCGTATTGCAtttgattaaaataaacaaaatacatatataagCACACAAGGGTCTCTTTAAAATCTGTTCCCAATTTCTGTGAAAAATAAGAAACAATTTTATTTGGAgtctgttttgttaaaataaagaaTTGCTTCCACTTTTTAGTCCTGCTCTGTGTGCATGATTTGTGTCTTCTGTACTATGAATCTAAAAGCATTAggctgtattcacaaagcataagattgtcattttaaataaatacagaggtTGGTCAAGCCCACTGGTTGCATcagtgaagggggaaaaaacttCTGCCAAAAGCCCAAGTCACGTTTTACCTTTTCGCTTTTTGTTTTAAGTACGCCTCGGCAAATGGCTTCTATCATCACCAAGAATGAATATAAtcagtatagtgtgtgtgtgtgtgtgtgtgtgtgtgttctgtaacTAAGTGATTGACACAAATTGTActttaatggctggtttcacagaccttaattagcactaatcttggactactttaccttgGCTAATAATAGAAATCCATAACAAGTGCTAACCATCATCTGTGAAACCGACTGTTAAAGCTGAAAGGATTTGCTTCCCTGCAGCAGGTGTGGAATATTGTTTTCTTACTGAGGTTTAGCTGACTGTACAAACTAGACCCAGTGGTGCAGCAAACCTCTATCCCTGTAATCATTGTGGGACCTCTGTTTAGGTGGCACTCTGGAAGCAATGTAAATACTGCTAGTCAGATCATCTGCACTAATATCCCATCTGCTCAAGAGAGGCTACACAACGCGCCAGTCCTTTATACCCGGCTTGGGCTTGGGAAAGCTTTTTTGGt
This genomic stretch from Acipenser ruthenus chromosome 16, fAciRut3.2 maternal haplotype, whole genome shotgun sequence harbors:
- the nup62l gene encoding nucleoporin 62 like is translated as MSGFNFGASSSGFNFGTPKTTAGGTTGFSLTGASTTGNTGGGFSFGTPSQPQAAAQPSSLFSLATPASSGTQTGFSFGAQATSTPAAAAAPVQTTGGGFSFGASTPKINLAMPNPTQALTSAGLTLGNSMAAPTGTGFSLGGALSTQSTAAPSGGGFSFGASGSLGGAMTQQQQQQQQQQQQQQQQQQQQQQQQQQQQQQQQQQQLQQQQLQQQQQQQPAASGFSLGGSAAAQPTAGFSFGAAKAQVTTTAPSATGGGFSFGNSTALATSQPAATLSLGAPATGLTLGSLVPAPTAATASGTTTQGTGMLFGAKPQALASAASTTTLASTSLGSSLFASSAPVSSAPSSFTLGSTAAPTATSSAAASAGGGLGFMQKPLGVTTAASTALSAAAPTGAVTGFSLGMKPAGLGTIGTTAPPATTTITATAASTASAPPVMTYAQLENLINKWSLELEDQERHFLQQATQVNAWDRMLIENGEKITSLHREVEKVKLDQRRLDQEMDFILSQQKELEDLLTPLEESVKEQNGTIYMQNADEEREKTYKLAENIDAQLKRMSQDLKEIIEHVNTSSSSSETSDPVSGGFNLLQICKILNAHMDSLQWIDQNSVLLQRRVEEVSKLCEGRRKEQEKNFRIAFD